The sequence below is a genomic window from Stigmatopora nigra isolate UIUO_SnigA chromosome 4, RoL_Snig_1.1, whole genome shotgun sequence.
ATGTATTTGACTCAAAACCTCTTTGACAGACAGCTCAAATTTTGTACAATATTGGACATTATTAGTGTGTGCTATTGATTAATGAGTGACTAAATTAGTCGAGACATTTTGGTTCCGTGACATCATTCCGTTTCTCTCACAGGATGCATTCTGGGGGCTGGTGCAGATTTGCGAGAAGTATCTTCCTGGCTACTACAGCCCAGGCCTGGTGAGAAACACACTTTGAAGGACAAGAGATCCGATTACATGCAAACAAGAGCACACTTATCTCATTGTCTAGTCTGGTTGGCATGGAAACATTTTTGCCATTCCGGTTTGACATCTCGTTTGTTCAATGACGACATATTCTGACAGCTATGATACAAATCGACTTTAAAATCATGTGAGCATCAAAGTGGCGTTCGGCCATATAATTAAGGACAGTAAATGCAatcatttttagacatttttaaagGCAAGCTTCattaaaaagtagaaaaagtagTCTCATAATGATGAAAACTTGATAGCATATTTGTCACAATTGAActgtaaaatgacttttttggtgATTTATATTACCAcgaagtttttttgttgtcctATCatgatttaccgtattttcacgactataagacgcaccacatttaaagccgcaccgtcaatgaatgacacttttttttttttcatatacaaagcacactggattattaggcgccctgtctattttggagaaaatttcagacttttaagtgcgccttatagtcctgaaaatacggtagtcctaATATAGACGTTATGTCATCTCCACTGGTgattggactgttttttttagtggcACAATATTGTCACAGGGTTTGGTTTTTACTCCTTGTGGTCATTGTTGTTCTGTCTTTTTGTCTCCTAGGAAGCTATACAGTTAGACGGGGAGATCCTTTTTGCTCTATTGAGACGTGTCTCTCCTCTGGCTTTCCGCCATTTGGACAAGCACAAGATCGACCCCATCCTCTACATGACTGAATGGTTTATGTGTGCCTTCTCCAGAACACTGCCGTGGGCGTCTGTCTTGCGTGTCTGGGACATGTTCCTCTGTGACGGTAATTTTCTGACCTTTATATACAAtggtctgtgtttttagttcaaaaagtcGTTTCCCAGGCCTTTATTCATTTACAGTTTATGCATTGAATTTtcattaccaaaaaaataataataataataataatcaggcCTGGATTATTTCACACTTTATGCATtgaattttcccccaaaaacaaaaaaaaacaagaatcagGTGCAATATATCTGATTTTTGTCATCCATTTGGGTTCATGTTTGTGATTATAATCTCCAgtacaaagaaaaatgtaaactatAAATCTTTGCAGTAGTATTGAAAGACTTgataactttttttgtgattataatttactgcagtttcttgaattttaaaatAGTGTGAACTCAAATTGTGTAGTTGAACATAGTTTCCTACATTGATTGGAAATCATGGAAAGACTACTCTACTGCCCTCTGGCGTTAACGTTGAGGAATGCCATAGAAAATAGGATGAATCCAAGATTATTTTGTAGGCTATAGTCAATGATGTTTTAACTGGGCTGCAGGTTGTATATTGGCCActcgaaacaaaaacaaaaaacatatcaCCTGTTTCACTTTTAATTTCTTTTGCTCTCCTCAggtgtaaaaataattttccgAGTAGGACTGGTGCTGCTGAAGTGCATGCTGGGTACTCGCGAGAAGCTGAAGGCCTGCCAGGGACAGTATGAAACCATGGAGCTTCTCCGAGCCCTGGAGCCGCGATACATGCAGGAGGGTTTCCTTGTCCGAGAGGTAAATACACCGCCATTTTTAATCACCTCTGCGCTACTACTTAGAAGAAATGATTGATAGGAAAGTCACCAAAATGAGGGATGTTATTTGTCAAGTAGAACTACTGGAAAAGCACTTACTTAGTCATtgtaatacaaatacaaaatttaGCATGTTGTGAAATCACTAGATAAATTCAAAGTGAATTATGGAAAGCATTAAATCACTTTTTGAGAGTATACACTCCTCCCGGCAAAAAGGCTCCCCTTCCAGTCAATGCTTTTTTATTGGAACGTTGGCTGgattgcatcattttgtattgGGAATGCCAAGAAAACGGCTGTAATTATAGCGGCGCTCTTCTTGTTTTAGACAAACTGTTCTACTTTTACATTGCGATGATTCACTTGACTGCACAGAGTCTCGTTGATGTGACTTTCCGTGACCTCGAATTGCCGTTTTTCAATACTATACAGTACAatcaagtacaagtactaagtataGAGATGCATGGCTGGCAGCGCCACCTGCTGACAGAATGACAGCCTGAAAAGAACGTTTGTTGGTCATTGAGAAATTATAAggactttaacgtcaacttgatttcacgtgggccattttaaatataatatttagatttttttaaataaatggattaaaagaactggattaaaagccctgaatattcagtttttttattgactatgtttatttgagcctttttttaaaatatattttaagattttacctaatgatttttgaactaaaaacagaaaaaaatattaaaaaattacaattattgatttaaaaggtggaaaatcaggatatttaatatacatctatctatcattttaaattgattctaaaacagaaagtcgccactcatgatttactttcccgggccacacaaaatgatgcggcgggccagttttagcccccgggccgccactttgacccaTGTGCCTTATAGTAACCGCATTTGACGCAAAGAGCAAACATGGCTGGAACCTACTGTTATTTCCCGCAAAGCGGCAAGTCTCAATTTCCTCGATTCTATCCGAATGACCCACATCGCTACCCCACAGATCACAGAGGTGCCAATCACAGCCCGAGACGTCGAGAGAGAACACCACAGCCAACTAAAGCGTTGGCGAAAGAACCGCGGCGAGCTCAACTTCAAATCACCACCCAGGATGCACGGCGCACGAATGGTCATGGTGTCTGACCCGCCCAGGCGCCAGGACCTGCGCCAGCACCCCACCATTCTCCtggaggaggcggagctccTCACACAGGAGCAAAAAGGCAAAAAGAAACCCCCCAAGAAATCTCCACTCCCCGAGGAGATCCCCAACCCATACCCTCTCCCCGAGGCTACGCCTCCACCACCGTCATTCCCGCCGGCCCCGCCTCCGGCACCCCCGGTGGCCCCGGAGGTGACGGTGGTCCCGCAGACTCGGACGGAGCCACTGGACGGGGCTCCCCCCGCCAAAGAGACTCCGCTGCAGAGATCTACGCACAGCCTTAGCAGCACAGACCAGGATACCTACCTGTAAGTCCCGAGCACCAATCACAGAAGGCCTTACTGGCTTAACTGTTAACACTTCTTTCAGACCaaattttccgtttttttttttttgatgcacgaaaaagaaaaacttgccAAAGTAAACGCACACGACCGTTTGTCAACACTACAgcgatccattttttttatgcaatagACACAATGCCGAAAATACTGTTGTTTTTacaatgtccattttttcaATCACGTTAATCACACTTTGAATGCTgacgtttttttaaatttttttttacattccctGTTTTTGGTAAATTTTGCAACACAGATTGTtgggaagcatttttttttttttgagggagtgagttttgttgtttttggagcATTTCATTTGAACTCTATAACATTCAAATATGTCTCTGACTGAGGATCTTTTATCacagttatttattttgattttcgACGTGTTACAAAAGCTTTGCCAGTGCACAAAtcattgactttttcttttacaatCTTTATAATGTTATCCACAATCACTACACGGCACAATCCATTAAAACACAACTAACATTCCTGGCTGGCGCCGCGAGAGCTGATTAGCCTTAAAGTGCTTATTTGccaaaattaagcatttttaaaagatgtgattgttttatttcattttgcatGTGCTTTCCAATTTCATCAATGGTGCTCACTTTCGTTTGCCATTGCTGGGATTTTTCCTTTAGTCACTTTATACAATCGTGATTTCCAACCTTATGATTTAAGGTATTTTATGTTGggaggtgtaaaaaaaaaagtaatattttgcGGTGCAACAGGATGTTTTTCCACACTAGTcgcatattttttactttgtatcAACCTAACAACACTAGAGAAAAACTTGATTGTCAACAATTtgggaaattattatttttttctggaaaatattttaaagattttatatTACAGCACCCTTTAGGTGAGTTatgaaatatacatatgtaatgaCAACCAAGAGGCACTTTGTGACATggtaatttttttcaaataaaatgttttcattttgttcaaaattaatcacttttttcccccaaaaccaatggccatatttattttctgtgttaCCTTACTCGGCCAGTAGATGGCGCAGCATTGTTTGTAATGAAAAGCCATCGTTGTgatgccattttttatttttatctactACTACTTTTGGATTGTGGatgcaattttttaatattttagtactaCAGTTGACAATGACCTTATCAAATCTCTCCTAACTCGCTCTggaaattttcaaaataagattagAGGCCGAAAATACCCACAAATCAAGAGAAATTAACCAagaaattccccccaaaaccaAAATATTTAAGAAGCTGGCACCACACtgcaaatgttttatattaatatattgaaCTTTATTTAATtagatatatatagtatataactttttttctgcaaCGTTTTACTGTGAAATTCTTTGAGTTCCAGGTGTTCAGCCAATCAATGGATATGATGCAATCATGCCACGCAGCCAATCACGGCATTGCCCGTACTTTCGCATGTGGCTAAGGCTAACTCAGCTAACGTGGATGTGATATGTCCACCCCCCAAACCAGCGTTTTAAAGAATTGTGCATCTTTTAATTTGGAATCGCTGTCTGATGTCgcatgtgcaaatagaagaacaagcgtTGAAACGGTaccatcttttgttttttcgATTAAGAAAGTTCTGTTTTGCAAAACAAGCAGCAAAGTTAAAGTTGTGTGTAAAGTACTCCAATGGAAATGTGTGGACCAAATGGGACCAAACTACCTCCAGGACAGATGCCAAACATAAGGTAAGTCAGATTTCTGCTAATTCTAGTGCCATTTATTAAGATGTTTCATGTATGGATGTACTATAAATAATTTATTGTTATGGCTAGATGATTTatgagaagtaaaaatacacttGATGATGGCAGGTGTGATTGATTCTGGCGTTCAATGTTTCCTCTGCGCATGCGCAACTGCGTACTACTGCCAAACGATAAGAAACGGTACATTTGGATAAAACTCAGACCAACACTGTG
It includes:
- the LOC144195029 gene encoding TBC1 domain family member 10A-like, with product MANTENGRRPVDTRSIRTISSSHIEDGSSLGSDSEINGFTSDRQTDKYGFIGGAQQYTEESAQDVPTAVLRQREVKWLEMLKNWDKWMIKRFNKVRLRCQKGIPPSLRGRAWLYLSGGKSKKEQNLGKFQELDSQPGDPKWSDVIEKDLHRQFPFHEMFVSRGGHGQKDLFRVLKAYTLYRPEEGYCQAQAPIAAVLLMHMPAEDAFWGLVQICEKYLPGYYSPGLEAIQLDGEILFALLRRVSPLAFRHLDKHKIDPILYMTEWFMCAFSRTLPWASVLRVWDMFLCDGVKIIFRVGLVLLKCMLGTREKLKACQGQYETMELLRALEPRYMQEGFLVREITEVPITARDVEREHHSQLKRWRKNRGELNFKSPPRMHGARMVMVSDPPRRQDLRQHPTILLEEAELLTQEQKGKKKPPKKSPLPEEIPNPYPLPEATPPPPSFPPAPPPAPPVAPEVTVVPQTRTEPLDGAPPAKETPLQRSTHSLSSTDQDTYL